GGCAGCATGGATGAAATTGGCATGAATTTGAAAGAAATGTTTTCTAATCTTTTCCCTAAAGGCCAAAAGCGGCGCAAGTTTAAGGTGAAGGAAGCCCTAGAATATTTAACCCAAGAAGAGGCCAGCAAATTAATCGACATGGAAAATGTGAAAAAGTTGGCGGTGATTCGGGTAGAACAAAACGGCATTGTCTTTTTAGATGAGATCGACAAAATTGCCTCCCCGGCAGGGCAGACGGGGCATGGGCCCGATGTTTCGCGCTCGGGCGTGCAACGTGACATTCTCCCCATCATTGAAGGTTCAACGGTTAACACCAAACACGGCATGGTGCGCACCGATCACGTTTTGTTTATTGCAGCGGGGGCGTTTCATTCCACCAAGCCTTCTGATTTAATCCCTGAACTGCAAGGCCGTTTTCCTATTCGCGTTGAACTCAAAGCCCTTACGCAAGGGGATTTTTTACGCATCTTGAAAGAGCCAGCCAATTCTTTAACCAAACAGTATGTAGCTTTAATGACGACCGAAGGGGTGAAGATCAATTTTACCGAAACCGGATTAGAAGAGATCGCCGACATTGCAACCAAGATGAACGAAAAACTCGAAAATATCGGCGCCCGGCGCCTGCATACCATTTTAGAAAAGGTGTTAGAAGAAATCTCCTTTACCGCTCCCGACAAGAGTGGTAGCGCGGTCAAAATTGATGCCGCTTATGTGAAGAAGCAGTTGAAAGATATTGTTAAAGACCAAGATTTGAGTAGATATATTTTGTGACAATGGTGTCATTGCGAGCAAAGCGAAGCAATCTCTCTTTTAAGATTGCAACGCTTGCGCTCGCAATGACAATAAG
The genomic region above belongs to Deltaproteobacteria bacterium and contains:
- the hslU gene encoding ATP-dependent protease ATPase subunit HslU, which gives rise to MEENHTINFTPREIVSELDKYIVGQGDAKRSVAIALRNRWRRLQVPAELREEIAPKNIIMIGPTGVGKTEIARRLAKLAGAPFIKVEASKFTEVGYVGKDVESMIRELTDIAVNMVKEEEKAQVQVKAQDLAEERILDLLVPPARKVAQTFDGQEEAADQAAQDTKAEVELTREKFRKMLREGKLDERRVELEPPRGPAMPMVEVVAGGSMDEIGMNLKEMFSNLFPKGQKRRKFKVKEALEYLTQEEASKLIDMENVKKLAVIRVEQNGIVFLDEIDKIASPAGQTGHGPDVSRSGVQRDILPIIEGSTVNTKHGMVRTDHVLFIAAGAFHSTKPSDLIPELQGRFPIRVELKALTQGDFLRILKEPANSLTKQYVALMTTEGVKINFTETGLEEIADIATKMNEKLENIGARRLHTILEKVLEEISFTAPDKSGSAVKIDAAYVKKQLKDIVKDQDLSRYIL